In one window of Saprospiraceae bacterium DNA:
- a CDS encoding TonB-dependent receptor, protein MAFGQGDTLHIPEVIISATRTEKKLAAVPMPVLLVQNREIKLTGASRLQDLLAEQPGLSVVPQVNGFGNGLQVQGLNPDYTLVMVDGEPIIGRLTGNLELNRFALGNVKQIEIVKGPSSSLYGSEALGGVVNILTQSAAYNKLLAEIKYGTHQTFDLGLQSHFRHRNFSMAAFVNHYRTDGFDLFENNFGQVISPYSNTTVHLKPKLELKAGHILTLDSRWFREVQDNRYQVISGNDSIKVSGSAYVEDYSLNPRLKYKLGSDAFLNFHYYLSRYHTKTNLFEIEDDILYYTDEFTQMFQKPEGILNFKLHEKHTLTVGTGMHLESVSTSRYGDAERKKQESFFLFAQNEWTPDEHWELVGGLRFDRNRVYGNQWSPKFAVQYKWNEKLSLKASTGTGFKAPDFRYLYLNFKNAAAAYSVFGTEQVVAQLRELEEKSEIQMYFTDPEDIGVLDAERSLAFNVGLNYRWNNRFELDINVFRNELEGLIESIPVAVTTNQRNIYSYDNIKKAFTHGLEITWKGKWENGFQIMASSQWLVAKDKELVKAIEDGQVFGRDPLTKESYRIHPGDYFGLYNRSRHTETLKLFYTPSNAKWDASFRITYKSKFGIQNSAGSVQGINRPSSDINGNTILDRYDQFVNGYFLMNASIGRIMGPYFYMQCGVENLGDYTDPYNLPQLPGRLLFVKLNFKLYKNNTI, encoded by the coding sequence TTGGCTTTTGGTCAGGGGGATACACTCCATATTCCTGAGGTCATTATATCCGCAACGCGAACCGAAAAAAAACTGGCTGCTGTTCCCATGCCTGTATTACTCGTTCAGAACAGGGAAATCAAGCTGACAGGGGCTTCCCGCTTGCAGGACTTACTCGCTGAACAACCTGGACTTAGTGTGGTGCCTCAGGTGAATGGATTTGGTAACGGACTACAGGTCCAGGGATTGAATCCGGATTATACACTGGTTATGGTCGATGGAGAACCCATTATAGGAAGGCTTACCGGAAATCTGGAACTCAATCGTTTTGCTCTGGGTAATGTCAAACAAATTGAAATCGTAAAAGGTCCGAGCTCAAGTTTGTATGGCTCCGAGGCTTTAGGAGGCGTTGTCAATATTCTCACTCAATCGGCAGCGTACAATAAACTTCTTGCAGAAATAAAATACGGAACACATCAAACCTTTGATCTGGGACTGCAATCGCATTTTCGCCACCGCAATTTTTCAATGGCTGCATTTGTGAATCATTACCGTACAGATGGATTTGATTTATTTGAGAACAATTTTGGTCAAGTCATTTCACCTTACTCCAATACCACCGTGCACCTCAAACCCAAATTGGAGTTAAAAGCCGGTCATATACTTACTCTGGATTCGAGGTGGTTCAGAGAAGTTCAGGACAATCGTTACCAGGTTATTTCGGGTAATGATTCCATAAAAGTTTCCGGCAGCGCATATGTAGAAGATTATAGTTTAAATCCCCGATTAAAATACAAACTTGGATCCGATGCATTTTTAAATTTCCATTATTATTTAAGCAGATATCATACGAAAACCAATTTGTTTGAAATTGAAGATGATATCCTATATTATACCGATGAGTTTACCCAAATGTTCCAAAAACCAGAAGGAATCCTGAATTTTAAGTTGCACGAAAAACATACATTGACTGTTGGAACCGGGATGCATTTAGAATCGGTATCCACTTCGCGTTATGGAGATGCTGAGCGGAAAAAGCAGGAAAGCTTTTTTCTTTTTGCGCAAAATGAATGGACACCGGACGAACATTGGGAATTGGTGGGAGGTTTGCGTTTCGACCGGAATCGGGTATACGGCAACCAGTGGTCTCCCAAATTTGCCGTACAATATAAATGGAATGAAAAATTATCTTTAAAAGCTTCAACCGGGACTGGTTTCAAAGCGCCTGACTTCAGATACCTGTATCTGAATTTTAAAAACGCCGCTGCGGCCTATTCTGTATTTGGGACAGAACAAGTTGTTGCTCAGTTACGCGAACTCGAAGAGAAATCAGAGATCCAGATGTATTTTACTGATCCTGAAGATATTGGTGTGTTGGATGCCGAACGATCGTTAGCTTTTAATGTGGGATTAAATTACAGATGGAATAACAGATTTGAACTGGACATTAATGTTTTTCGCAATGAACTGGAAGGTCTGATTGAAAGCATTCCAGTAGCGGTCACCACTAACCAACGGAATATTTACTCCTACGATAATATTAAAAAGGCATTTACCCATGGACTTGAAATCACATGGAAAGGCAAATGGGAAAATGGATTCCAGATAATGGCTTCTTCACAATGGCTGGTAGCAAAAGACAAAGAATTGGTCAAAGCTATTGAAGACGGACAAGTCTTCGGGAGGGATCCTTTGACCAAAGAGTCGTACAGGATTCATCCGGGAGATTATTTTGGTCTGTATAACCGGTCGAGGCACACCGAAACCTTAAAACTTTTTTATACTCCTTCGAATGCCAAATGGGATGCCAGTTTTAGGATTACATACAAAAGCAAATTCGGTATCCAGAATTCAGCCGGAAGTGTACAAGGCATCAACAGGCCATCATCCGATATCAACGGGAACACCATTCTGGATCGTTACGATCAATTCGT
- a CDS encoding helix-turn-helix transcriptional regulator has protein sequence MGDSIKSDASQNKNIPKIVVQTCYEDRDFQLSAIRDIPAQDGHFLTLYPSKVQVIFSIDEPTNFIFSPHYQRTLPQNHAFVIYQPEEELKVQLRSSEETILIHLSIRLDKLHQLFNPHPGLKSAAIFDPKNAQHKFYEELEISGELHIVLKQLEQKIRIDPLNRLFFQAKSLEILSLLYAEKNTKSDYCPFLKNELTVRKIKDAKNILLENFRDPPTIPELAKSVQLNEFQLKAGFKEIYGQGPYSYLIAYKMEMARRLLTEQNLQVKQVAHEMGYSNISHFIEAFKKQFGITPKKLLLSK, from the coding sequence ATGGGCGACTCTATAAAATCTGATGCGAGCCAAAATAAAAATATCCCGAAAATTGTCGTTCAAACCTGTTATGAAGATCGGGATTTTCAGCTTTCAGCGATTAGAGATATTCCTGCTCAAGATGGCCATTTTCTAACTTTATATCCCTCCAAGGTACAGGTCATTTTCAGCATCGATGAACCGACCAATTTTATTTTCAGTCCCCACTACCAAAGAACGCTACCTCAAAATCATGCTTTTGTGATCTATCAACCTGAAGAAGAATTGAAGGTTCAACTTCGGTCTTCAGAGGAGACGATATTGATCCATTTAAGCATCCGGCTGGATAAATTGCATCAGCTTTTTAATCCGCACCCGGGATTGAAATCTGCTGCGATATTTGATCCAAAAAATGCTCAACATAAATTTTACGAAGAACTGGAAATCAGTGGAGAATTGCATATTGTTCTGAAACAGCTCGAACAAAAAATCAGGATAGACCCATTAAACCGCTTGTTCTTTCAGGCTAAATCTTTAGAGATACTCAGCTTGTTGTATGCAGAAAAAAATACCAAGTCCGATTATTGCCCATTTCTGAAAAATGAGCTTACCGTCAGAAAAATAAAAGATGCCAAAAATATCCTTCTGGAAAATTTCAGAGATCCTCCCACCATTCCGGAATTAGCCAAATCGGTTCAACTCAATGAATTTCAACTCAAAGCCGGCTTTAAAGAAATATACGGACAAGGGCCATACTCCTATCTCATCGCATACAAAATGGAAATGGCCAGACGATTGTTGACTGAACAAAATTTACAAGTGAAGCAAGTTGCACATGAAATGGGTTACAGCAATATCAGCCATTTTATCGAAGCTTTTAAAAAACAATTTGGAATCACGCCGAAAAAACTCCTCTTGTCCAAATAA
- a CDS encoding two pore domain potassium channel family protein, producing the protein MHHFIRKLFFGNNEHRHPPGHKYVDRRKQNIKAIWNNEHHEDFGLEKIIRLFLAGIQFFFPLSHLKQIADKIGPHYKDLLVDFCVLLKLLFPLLVILNNWQYNPIIFWLMIWIAAETVFYIPALIFASDSHMQPRSYRRAMLLLFLNYMELILVFGALYSHGTHFNHPFTHWFDGIYLSISHATALGLGDFVPQTLYAKILISIQQILFLWFVVISINFFASNIERKGYFKEGRRVDNG; encoded by the coding sequence ATGCATCACTTTATCAGGAAACTCTTTTTTGGCAACAATGAACACAGGCACCCACCCGGCCATAAATATGTCGATCGAAGGAAGCAAAATATTAAAGCCATTTGGAACAACGAACATCACGAAGATTTCGGACTCGAAAAAATCATTCGTTTATTCCTGGCTGGCATTCAATTCTTTTTTCCTTTAAGTCACCTTAAACAAATTGCAGACAAAATAGGTCCTCATTACAAAGACCTATTAGTTGATTTTTGTGTGTTGCTGAAGCTTCTTTTTCCTTTACTTGTAATCTTAAACAACTGGCAATACAACCCCATCATCTTTTGGTTGATGATTTGGATAGCAGCTGAAACTGTTTTTTACATACCGGCATTGATTTTTGCTTCGGATTCCCACATGCAACCCAGATCTTACCGCCGTGCGATGTTGTTGCTCTTTTTGAATTACATGGAACTTATCCTCGTTTTCGGCGCCTTGTATTCTCATGGCACCCATTTCAATCATCCTTTTACGCATTGGTTTGATGGGATCTATTTGAGTATATCCCACGCAACAGCCCTGGGGCTAGGAGATTTTGTACCACAAACGCTTTATGCTAAAATCCTGATCTCCATTCAGCAAATTCTCTTCCTTTGGTTTGTAGTGATCTCAATCAATTTTTTCGCCAGCAATATTGAGCGGAAAGGATATTTTAAGGAGGGAAGGAGGGTAGATAATGGTTAA